Proteins encoded by one window of Thermococcus sp. Bubb.Bath:
- a CDS encoding TetR-like C-terminal domain-containing protein yields MEIVFLDTNLFYATILKNDAHHELATKTIETLTRKGTPIIIPEAVSRELRQSFYRKYLNAQSRIIHHYRKAIRHGLRNPQEIFQYIQKETLEYANQYDRKSLNMYQYLLEYIQKNQLLSKENRPQFAKLLSDHLIQLMSKIQPIEDRAISLNLREEELEIYRDIYDKVGYLFKDEPDAEIFCQVASSVATEGEDAKFILYTADREFSKTGTKAVEILNQEGYNINLEIRYLPEHPIQD; encoded by the coding sequence GTGGAAATCGTGTTTCTTGACACTAACCTCTTTTACGCCACAATACTTAAGAATGATGCCCACCACGAGTTAGCAACTAAGACAATAGAAACTCTAACACGGAAGGGTACTCCAATAATAATACCCGAGGCAGTCTCCCGGGAGCTCCGCCAAAGTTTCTACCGCAAGTACCTAAACGCCCAAAGTCGTATAATCCATCATTATCGAAAGGCAATACGCCACGGGCTCAGAAATCCCCAAGAGATCTTCCAATACATTCAGAAGGAAACACTAGAATACGCCAACCAATACGACAGAAAATCCCTAAATATGTATCAGTACCTTCTTGAATACATCCAAAAGAACCAGTTGCTCTCCAAGGAGAACCGGCCCCAATTTGCCAAACTCCTCAGCGACCACCTAATACAACTAATGTCAAAAATTCAGCCAATAGAAGACCGGGCAATTTCTCTAAACCTCAGGGAGGAGGAACTAGAAATCTACAGAGACATTTACGACAAAGTTGGATACCTCTTCAAAGACGAACCAGACGCAGAAATATTCTGCCAAGTAGCCTCCTCAGTAGCCACAGAGGGAGAAGATGCGAAATTTATCTTATACACAGCAGATAGAGAATTTTCAAAAACCGGAACAAAGGCTGTCGAAATATTAAACCAAGAGGGCTACAATATAAATCTTGAGATCAGATACCTACCAGAACACCCTATCCAGGACTAA